Part of the Rhodobacteraceae bacterium M385 genome is shown below.
AAACCACAGTCGAGCAGATCGCCGCCGCCCGTGACAAGATCAGCGATATCGCGCGGGCCAATGGCCTGACGCCGCTACCGTCCGCCACCAATTTCGTGACGATTGATTGCGGCAAAGACGGAGACTATGCGCGTGCCGTCGTGGCGGCGCTTATCGCCCAAGGCGTGTTCGTGCGGATGCCGTTTGTGGCCCCGCAAGATCGCTGCATCCGGGTGTCTTGTGCTCCGGATGACGCGCTAGCGATCTTTGCGGAGGCATTGCCGAAGGCGCTTTAGGCGGCCTCGGCGATCACCTTCATCGCGGCTTCCAGACCGGTGGGGCCGTGGGGGATTTGCAGCGCGGTCATGCCTGCTTGCAGGCCCGCCAAGACGCCCAAGACCATCTGCGCATTCACATGGCCCATGTGGCCGATCCGCAGATAATCCTCGGGCGTATCCACATTGTCCAACGGGATGCCAAGGGTAACGCCATAGGACTTTTCCATCCATTCCCGTAGCTTAAGCCCGTTTCCGGGGCCGAAGTTCACCAGCGTCACCGCGTGAGAGCGTTTCTCATGCTCGGTAATATTGGCCCTCACAGGGCCCGCTTGGCCCCAAACTTCCAGCGCCGCCCAAATCGCTTCGGCCAGCACTTTGTGACGGTTCCAGACGGCCTCGATCCCTTCCTCGTGGACGATCATGTCCAGCGCGGTGCGCAGCCCGTAAAGGTGGTGGGTCGGAGCCGTGCCAAGAAAGTATTCGTAGAAATAATCAGGCTCGATCCGGCCGCGCCAATCCCAATAGGGCGTGACGAGATTGGCCGTTTCACGCGCCGCGTCGGCGCGGTCGTTGAAATAGAGGAAAGCCATGCCGGGCGGTGTCATCAGCCCTTTCTGAGAGGCCGCGATCATCACGTCCACGCCCCAGTCATCCATGTGGAACTCATCGCAGCCGAGGCTCGCGATGTTGTCACACAGTACCAGCGCGGGGTGGCCCGCCGTGTCCAACACCTCGCGTAGGCCCAACACGTCGTTCTTGACTGAGGTAGAGGTATCGACCTGCGTGACGAGAATGCCCTTGATCCGGTGATCGGGATCGTCCGCCAAGACGCTTGCCACAGTGGGCAGGTCGACATCCGTGTCATCGCCGAAGTTTACCACCTGCGTTTCGATGCCCAATTTCCGGGCCATGTCGCCCCACCCGGTGCCAAAGCGCCCCGTACCAAGGACCAGAATCCGATCCCCGCGAGAGAAGGTGTTTACCAAAGCTGCTTCCCAAACCCCGTGGCCGTTGCAGATATACATGGCAACGTTGTGCTTGGTCTTTGCTACGGCCTTCAGGTCAGGCACGATGGTGGCGACCATATCGGGCAGTTGGCCCGTGTAAATGTTAGGCGCGGCGCGATGCATTGCTTGCAAAACGCGGTCAGGCATGACCGAAGGACCGGGGATGGCAAGGTAGTGGCGGCCGTTGGCAAGCGTCATGGAAAGCTCCGGTTTTCTGATGGTGAGAAAGGCGTATCCCGCGCCCTTAGGTCGGTCAATGTTGCGTAGCAGCCGCGCGATGATTAGCTGTGATATCAGATATCAACGGAGGCGAATATGATCGGTGAGCGGGCAGAAGATCGTACAGTTTTGCGGCTGTCGGGGAAGGATGCCCATGGCTTCCTCAAGGGCCTCGTGACCCGTGATGCGGGCGAGGGATTGGCCTATTCGGCGCTGCTGACACCGCAGGGTAAATATCTGGCGGATTTCTTTTTGCTGGATCGGGGCGATGACCTGTTGCTGGATGTGAAAACTGATATCGCGGCATCGGTTGCGCAACGTCTGTCGATGTATCGCCTTCGTGCTGATGTGACGATCAAGGAAACCGGGCTATCGGTTTCGCGCGGCCTTGGGGATGCGCCCGAGGGCACCTTTGCGGACCCGCGCGACCCGGCCCTTGGCTGGCGCGGGTATGGGCTGGAGGGTGGCGATCCGAGCATAAATTGGGACGCGATCCGCGTCGCCGCTTGCGTGCCGGAAACGGGGATCGAGTTGGTGCCCAACGACACCTATATCCTGGAGGCCGGCTTTGACCGTCTGGCGGGCGTGGACCACCGCAAGGGCTGCTATGTCGGCCAAGAGGTAACGGCCCGCATGAAGCACAAGACGGAGCTGAAGAAGGGTTTCGTCACGGTGGATGTGGAAGGTTCCGCCCCAGTCGGGACCGAGATTTTGGTTGGGGAAAAACCCGCCGGAACGCTTTACACTCAAGCGGGCGGAAAGGGCATCGCCTACCTTCGGTTTGACCGGGCCAAGGGGGAAATGGCGGCGGGTGAGGCGCGGGTTACATGGCCGGGCGGGCCTGTGGATAATTAGGGAGAGATGCGGCGTTTGTGAGTGTATTCGCCTAAATTAATAGCCCTGCCGCCCCCTCATGTCGCAAAAGCCATACTTTTGTATCCACACCCCCTGGCGCAGAAAACCCGCCAAGGCCCTTGGCCGACAAGATACGATGGCAAGGGATCAGGATCGGAATGTGGTTGCCGCCACAGGCCTGACCCACGGCTTGCGGGGGCAGACCCACCTCTTTTGCGATGTCGCCGTATTCTCGGGTTTCGCCAAGGGGAATAGCCAGCATCGCCTCCAACACGCGGCCCGTGGCATCGGTGCGTCCGTGGCGGATTGGCACTGTAAAACGATCCAGCTTGCCGTCGAAATAGGCACGCAACTCCGCGGCGGCTTCTTGCAACAGCGGGGTCTCGGCTGACCTGTCCACATGGCCCCAGCCCGCGCCGATAATGGCGCTGTCATCGGCCTCGATCCAGGTCGGCCCAATGGGAGTATCTAGGGAAATGCGGTTGCTCATGGGGCGATCCTGAGGCGGGGCGGCGCAGCGATCAACCCGGAACCTGTGCAATGTGCTCCGCCGCCGGGGCGGCGAAGCACTGTGTGCGACGTGCGA
Proteins encoded:
- a CDS encoding folate-binding protein, translated to MIGERAEDRTVLRLSGKDAHGFLKGLVTRDAGEGLAYSALLTPQGKYLADFFLLDRGDDLLLDVKTDIAASVAQRLSMYRLRADVTIKETGLSVSRGLGDAPEGTFADPRDPALGWRGYGLEGGDPSINWDAIRVAACVPETGIELVPNDTYILEAGFDRLAGVDHRKGCYVGQEVTARMKHKTELKKGFVTVDVEGSAPVGTEILVGEKPAGTLYTQAGGKGIAYLRFDRAKGEMAAGEARVTWPGGPVDN
- a CDS encoding aminotransferase class V-fold PLP-dependent enzyme translates to MTLANGRHYLAIPGPSVMPDRVLQAMHRAAPNIYTGQLPDMVATIVPDLKAVAKTKHNVAMYICNGHGVWEAALVNTFSRGDRILVLGTGRFGTGWGDMARKLGIETQVVNFGDDTDVDLPTVASVLADDPDHRIKGILVTQVDTSTSVKNDVLGLREVLDTAGHPALVLCDNIASLGCDEFHMDDWGVDVMIAASQKGLMTPPGMAFLYFNDRADAARETANLVTPYWDWRGRIEPDYFYEYFLGTAPTHHLYGLRTALDMIVHEEGIEAVWNRHKVLAEAIWAALEVWGQAGPVRANITEHEKRSHAVTLVNFGPGNGLKLREWMEKSYGVTLGIPLDNVDTPEDYLRIGHMGHVNAQMVLGVLAGLQAGMTALQIPHGPTGLEAAMKVIAEAA
- a CDS encoding methylated-DNA--[protein]-cysteine S-methyltransferase is translated as MSNRISLDTPIGPTWIEADDSAIIGAGWGHVDRSAETPLLQEAAAELRAYFDGKLDRFTVPIRHGRTDATGRVLEAMLAIPLGETREYGDIAKEVGLPPQAVGQACGGNHIPILIPCHRILSAKGLGGFSAPGGVDTKVWLLRHEGAAGLLI